The Phacochoerus africanus isolate WHEZ1 chromosome X, ROS_Pafr_v1, whole genome shotgun sequence genome has a segment encoding these proteins:
- the ZBTB33 gene encoding transcriptional regulator Kaiso translates to MESRKLISATDIQYSGSLLNSLNEQRGHGLFCDVTVIVEDRKFRAHRNILSASSTYFHQLFSVAGQVVELSFIRAEIFAEILNYIYSSKIVRVRSDLLDELIKSGQLLGVKFIAELGVPLSQVKSISGTPQDGNAETLPPGSSDKNLEIQKSKDEAQDNGATIMPIITESFSLSAEDYETKKIIVTDSDDDDDDVIFCSEILPAKETLPSNNAVAQAQPNPGSVAISDVAPCASSSSPPLTSITPPQKLPTSVNQATLSQTQGSEKLLVSSAPTHLTPNIILLNQTPLTNPPNVSSSLPNHMSPSINLLVPNQQPPNNAVLTGNKANEEEEEEIIDDDDDTISSSPDSAVSNTSLVPQAEIPQNTTFDGSLIQKMQVPTLLQEPLSNSLKISDIITRNTNDPGLGSKHLTEGQKIITLDTATEIEGLSTGCKVYANIGEDTYDIVIPVKDDPDEGEARLENEIPKTSSSETANKRMKVKHDDHYELIVDGRVYYICIVCKRSYVCLTSLRRHFNIHSWEKKYPCRYCEKVFPLAEYRTKHEIHHTGERRYQCLACGKSFINYQFMSSHIKSVHSQDPSGDSKLYRLHPCRSLQIRQYAYLSDRSGTMPVMKDDGIGYKVDAGKEPPVGTTSAPQNKPMTWEDIFIQQENDSIFKQNVTDGSTEFEFIIPESY, encoded by the coding sequence ATGGAGAGTAGAAAACTGATTTCTGCTACAGACATTCAATACTCTGGCAGTCTGCTGAACTCCCTGAATGAGCAACGTGGCCATGGACTTTTCTGTGATGTCACCGTTATTGTGGAAGACCGAAAATTCCGAGCCCACAGGAACATTCTTTCAGCTTCTAGTACTTACTTCCATCAGCTCTTCTCAGTTGCCGGGCAAGTTGTTGAACTGAGCTTTATAAGAGCAGAGATCTTTGCAGAAATTCTCAATTATATCTATAGTTCTAAAATTGTTCGGGTTAGATCAGATTTACTTGATGAGTTAATTAAATCAGGGCAGTTGTTAGGAGTGAAGTTTATAGCAGAGCTTGGTGTCCCATTGTCACAGGTTAAAAGCATCTCAGGTACCCCTCAAGATGGTAATGCAGAAACCTTACCTCCTGGTTCTAGTGACAAGAACCTTGAAATACAGAAATCAAAAGATGAAGCCCAAGATAATGGGGCCACTATAATGCCTATTATAACAGAGTCTTTTTCCTTATCTGCTGAAGATTATGAGACAAAAAAGATCATTGTTACTGATTcagatgatgatgacgatgacgTCATTTTCTGCTCTGAGATTTTGCCTGCAAAGGAGACTTTGCCGAGTAACAATGCGGTGGCACAGGCCCAGCCTAACCCAGGCTCTGTTGCTATTTCAGATGTTGCACCTTGTGCGAGCAGTAGCTCTCCCCCTTTAACAAGTATCACGCCTCCTCAGAAACTTCCTACTTCTGTGAATCAGGCAACTCTGAGCCAAACACAGGGAAGTGAAAAATTGCTGGTATCTTCGGCCCCAACACATCTGACTCCCAACATTATTCTGTTAAATCAGACACCACTTACCAACCCACCAAATGTCAGTTCTTCACTTCCAAATCATATGTCTCCTTCAATCAATTTACTTGTGCCGAATCAGCAGCCACCAAACAATGCTGTTTTAACAGGAAACAAGGCcaatgaagaggaggaggaagaaattatagatgatgatgatgacactATTAGCTCCAGTCCAGATTCGGCGGTCAGTAATACATCTTTGGTCCCACAGGCTGAGATCCCCCAAAATACCACTTTTGATGGATCATTGATACAGAAGATGCAGGTTCCTACACTTCTGCAAGAGCCACTttccaattctttaaaaatttcagataTAATTACTAGAAACACTAATGATCCAGGTTTAGGATCAAAACATCTCACGGAGGGTCAGAAGATTATTACTTTAGATACAGCTACTGAAATTGAAGGCTTGTCGACGGGTTGCAAGGTTTATGCGAATATTGGTGAAGATACTTATGATATAGTGATCCCTGTCAAAGATGACCCTGACGAAGGGGAGGCCAGGCTTGAGAATGAGATACCAAAAACATCTAGCAGTGAGACGGCAAATAAACGTATGAAAGTAAAACATGATGATCACTATGAGTTAATAGTAGATGGAAGGGTCTATTATATCTGTATTGTATGCAAAAGGTCGTATGTCTGTCTGACAAGCTTGCGGAGACATTTTAACATTCATTCTTGGGAGAAGAAGTATCCTTGCCGTTACTGTGAGAAGGTATTTCCTCTTGCAGAATATCGTACAAAGCATGAAATTCATCACACGGGGGAGCGAAGGTATCAGTGTTTGGCCTGTGGCAAATCTTTCATCAACTATCAGTTTATGTCTTCACACATAAAGTCAGTTCATAGTCAAGATCCTTCTGGAGACTCGAAGCTTTATCGTTTACATCCATGCAGGTCTTTACAGATCAGACAATATGCATACCTTTCTGATAGGTCAGGCACTATGCCTGTAATGAAGGATGATGGTATTGGGTATAAGGTTGATGCTGGGAAAGAACCTCCAGTAGGGACCACATCTGCTCCTCAGAACAAGCCAATGACCTGGGAAGATATTTTTATTCAGCAGGAAAATGATTCAATTTTTAAACAGAATGTAACAGATGGCAGTACTGAGTTTGAATTTATAATACCAGAATCTTATTGA